A window of Elephas maximus indicus isolate mEleMax1 chromosome X, mEleMax1 primary haplotype, whole genome shotgun sequence genomic DNA:
CAGTTTGCCATTGGCTCTCAAGATCTGAAAATCTACCAGCAAGACTCTAATTAGACTCAGTGGATCTCCTTATGGAAGGATTGCACAAACAGGGACCCTTCACAAGGGGAACCACCTACTTAAGTTTATATTTCTATGTTCTTAAGAGGAGTTTTTTTTGGAGGGTATATATTTcagaattcattgtcaaaaagaacatttcaagatctatcctgaagtacaacactgtcagtgataggataatatccatacacctccaagaagaccagttaatatgactattattcaaatttacgcaccatccactaaggccaaagatgaagaaattgaagatttttaccaacttccgcagtctgaaattgatcgaacatgcaatcaggatgcattgataattactggtgactggaacgcaaaagttggaaacaaagaagaattggtagttggaaaatatggccttggtgatataaatgatggcagagattgcatgatagaattttgcaagaccagtgacttcttcattgcaaatacattttttcaccaacataaacagtgactatacatgtggcccttgccagatggaatacacaggaatcaaatcgactaaatctgtggaatgagatgatggaaaagctcaatatcgtcagtcagaacaaggctggggtgactgcagaacaggccctcagttgctcatatgcaagttcaagttgtagctgaagaaaatcagagcaagtccacgagagcaaaagtacgaccttgagtatatcctgcctgaatttagagaccatctcaaaaacagatttcacacattgaacaccaatgaccagacgagttgtggaatgacatcgaggacatcatacatgaagaaagcaaaaagtcattaaaaagacaggaaagaaagaaaagacctaaatgcatgtcagaagagactctgaaacttgctcttgaatgtcgagtagttaaagcgaaaggaagaaataaggaagtaaaagagctgaacagaagatttcaaagggtggctggagaagacaaagtattataatgacatgtgcaaagacctggaaatagaaaaccagaagggaagaacacactaggcatttctcaagctgaaagaactgaagaaaaaattcaagccttgagttgcaatactgaaggattctacggggaaaatatccAATAATgtacgaagcatcaaaagaagatggaaggaatacacagagtcactataccaaaacaaaatggTGAAcgttcatttcaggaggtagcatatgatcaagaaccgattgtattgaaggaagaagtccaagccacactgaaggcattggcgaaaaataaacctccaggaattgacggaacaccaattgagatgtttcaacaaatggatgcagctctggaagtccccactcatctataccaagaaatttggaagatagctacctggccaactgactgaaagagatgcatatttatgcctattcccaagaaaggtgatccaactcaaTGCGGAAAttcttgaacaatatcattaacatcatatgcaagtaaaattttgctgaagatcgttcaaaagtggctgcagcagcatatcaacagggaactgccagaaattcaagccgaattcagaagaagacgtggaaagagggatattatcactgatgtcagatggatcctggctgaaagcagagaataccagaaagatgtttacctgtgttttattgactatgcaaaggcattcgactgtgtggatcataacaaattatggataacattgggaagaatgggaattccagaacacttcattgtgctcatgaagaatatgtacgtggatcaagaggcagtcgttcgaacagaacaaggggatactacacagtttaaagccaagaaaggtgtgcgtcagggctttatcctttcaccatacttattcaatctgtgtgctgagcaaataatccaagaagctggactatatgaagaagaacggggcatcaggattggaggaagactcattaacaacctgcattatgaagatgatacaaccttgtttgttgaaagtgaagaggacttgaagcactcactgatgaagatcaaagactacagccttcaatatggattatagctcaacataaagaacattaaatcctcacaactggaccaataagcaacatcacgataaacggagaaaagattaaagttgttaaggatttcatcttttttggatccacagtcaatgcccatggaagccgcagtcaagaaatcaaaagatgcattgctttaggcaaatctgctgcaaaggacctctttaaagtcttaaaaagcaaagatatcactttgaagactaaggtgcacctgacccaagcaatggtgttttcgaTAGCCtcctatggatgtgaaagctggacaatgaataaggaagaccgaggaagaattgatgcctttgaattttggtgttggcgaagaatgttgaatataccatggactgccaaaagaacaaataaataagaagtgcaaccagaatgctctttggaagcaaggatggtgagattatgtctcccatactttggacatgttatcaggagggttcagtccctgaacatgcttggtaaggtagagggtcagcgaaaaagagggagaccctcaacaagatgtattgacacagtggctgcaacaatgagcttaaacataacgattgtgaggatggcgcaggacggagagtgttttgttctgttgtacatagggtcgctatgagtctgaaccgactggatggcacctaacaacaacaagaacaacatatttCAGTTAGagcgtttggctgctatccaaaaggtcggcagttggaatacaccagcgactccttgggaaccctatcgggcagttctactctgtcctgtagggtggctatgagtcagaaccgactccatggcaatgggtttggtttttgttttggttatttaatTATAGCAGCCAGAAAATAAGAATAAGAATGCATTCcggtggaaaacaaaacaaaaacaaccatgtCGTCTTATAGAAAttaacacagaggaaaataattaaggtgaaagttaaaaaaaaaaaaaaaaagccacctccTACCTATCTTGCAGACTTTCTAGCTTTacaactcctctccctcccatctccccccACTTCTTGTCTGGGACAAAATTGTTAGGAGAAATGCTGGACTTTACTAGCTtgggagtggagatgagagaagTGGGCTTTTAAGGGTTAGAAGAAGAAGCAAACCTTCAAAAACTCcagcagaaataaagggaaaggcAAACACAAACTAGAAAATATTATGACCCTATTGGTCTCTGGCATTACtaaataggattaaaaaaaaaaaggcggggggcaGTAGCCTGTGGTTGTGAAGGGGAAGGCGGGAATAAGGAGAAAGGTGGCCCCGCCCACGCTCCTGCCTCCACCCTCCTGCCGCACTGCAGGTGTGAACTGTAATTGGAGATCTGAGCTCACAGTGACGTGGCCCTTAAGAGACCCACAGTCAAGGAGTGGAGAAGTCTCTCCTTCCAGTTGCGGTGTGGTCATCTTCTGTGGCCTGCAGtccagagaaggaggaagaggtaaAAGCTGACCCCGATTGTTGCAGGTTGGTGGGCTCTGACTGGCGTGGCGGAGGGCAAAACCAGAGCGGGTCCAGGACTGGATTCTCTCGACCTCTTTCCCCTACGCCCATCCGTTTGGTGTAAGAAATGAAGGATTCGTGGGGAGGAGATCCGGAGCGGCCAGGTTGGGAATAGGAAGCAGCTCGGATTTTCGGGGAGGCAGGCGAGCTGGCAGGCGGTGTCCAGCGGAGCGGAAGGGCAGAGGGAGGGGACGGCGGACCCCGCAGAGGGTCCAGGTCTGCATTCCCGGCATCTCCTCTCAAACCTCGGTGCATTTTGGAGCCAGAAATGGTGGACTACGGGGGCCTGAAGGGGGTACTGCAGAGGAGGGGGACAAGGGCTCGGTCCCTGAACCCCTCCTGTATCCCTCCGTATTGCAGAGGAGGCGGTTGAGCAGGTGAGCTTCTGACTGAGGGAAAGAGGCGGGGAGCTAGAAACTGTTTCTGATCCCTCCAGGTCGGTGTAGGCGTGGGCGCGGCTTGCAGACCTTGGGGTAAGAATGACAAAACTCAGAGACCGCAGTGGGTCCTGGTTTGCAATGCTCACAGTCCCACACTGTGACACCCGCCCTTCGTCCATCTTGATGCATAAAATGGTGGGTAGTGGCAGGGGGTAGGCTCTAGAGAGGGCGTGGGTCCCAGACGGGCCTGGCGGATACccagattgaatttttttttaataaaccacGTTTCCACTCAGCAAGCTCTCCTGACTTCCTTGCCTCGCATGTTGCCCATTTGCGTGCAAGAAATGGTAATTAGGTGATGAGTGTGACGAGACAGCGGGGATAAGGTGCCTAAGGAAGAGgttaaaatggtttaaaaataaTCATCTTTGATTATGATGGGTATTTCTGGAGAGAGAGATAGCACATCACAGGACAGGAAAGGAAGCCCTGAGACAGGATGGTGGAGAACCAGAAGGTGGCAACACTTGATAAGGAGAGCCCTAAATCAACAACGGAGCTGGTGCCCCCATACTGGTCTTTTGATCAAGTGGGCAGTGCCGGCCGGCCATTTTCTCATTTCTGTCTGCAGGTCTTAGGTCCGTTGGCGTGGCAGATCTCAAGGCTAAGAGAAGCCTGCCTTAGATCCCTGCAGGTAAGGGGCTGCCTGGGGCCCTGTTGTATGTGGGTATCAGATCAGAACAGAATCTGGGGTACTCACAGCCCTCCCTGCCAGAGTGGTGGGCCAGTGAGGGGTGAAGAAGGGAGTAGTGGGGCAAGGTCTGGGATGCCCCTGGAGGGCAGATCTGTATCCCAGGAAGCTGAGACCTAGTCTCTCGCTACTGCCCCGCCCACCGGCCGTCCTCCATTTTGGTGCCTGGAGGGGCCAGGGGAAGGATTTGCAGGGAAAATGGTGGATTTGGAGTGGGGAAGGGAGAGGGTGGGTTTGGGGAGCCCCCTAAAGGGCTCACAAAATCAGGTGGGAAAACCTTTACCAGCCAGAGCTCTGAAACCTGTTGTTATCAAGCATTCGAttccttttcttgctttttttctcctaggaagaagaagcagggaaaaaaatctcaacaTGGAAAACGTCCCCCAGGAAAATGAAGGGAGGGAGCAGGTCCCCATGCAGAATGGAGAGGAAGCCCGCCCTTTGGAAGGGGTTGAAGGCGAGGAGCCTGCAGGAAATATCAGAGGAGGCCAGGCTCCACCTGCGCAGGAGTTTAGAGGGGATGTGCCCAATAGGCTTGTCAATAACATTGATTTGATCGATGGTGATGCAGATGATATGGAACGGTTCATGGAGGAGATGAGAGAGTTAAGGAGGAAAATTAGGGAGCTGCAGCTGAGGTACAGCCTGCGCATTCTTATAGGGGACCCTCCTCACCATGACCATCATGATGAGTTTTGCCTTATGCCTTGAATCATGAGGCTAATAATCATAAACCTCCTGCTTCTCAAACTTAAATTTTCTTGATGTACCCTTAATGTGAACCTTTTGGTGTTCTGTCATTTTCTGACTGGAGATTTCATTTTGACCTGGTCTGTTAGCTTATCTGTCAGCAGGGGAGTTTCATCAATTTGCATGGAAAGATGTTTGTTATATATTGTAAAGTTAATAAAGCAGTTTAAAAAGCAGCCTATAGATAATCTCATTTAAAAGCTTGCGTATTtatagtatatacatatatatgaatagaAGAAAagtatgaaaatataaaaaacagaatGTTTTATTTCTATGTGGTAATTAGTCTTGTTTATCTtggctttttttattttcatttttccaaaaTACATATGTAGTACATGTATcagaaaaaaaggttttaaaaaattgacAGCATGTGAAGGGAATGGAGACAATAAATACCTGAGACACAACATAAAGACGTGTAAATCTTGTACTACCTCTGGATTTCTTATTTAGAAACACAAACgtggtacagtgaaacctgtgagagctggaactcagcaggactgccttgtttttctgggtcttgcaagtgtTCTGCCTTTGACCAGGTGCAGTCTTAGCGCTTCTCTATacctcgttttagtggaaaatattttaattttccttctccGACAGGTTTGTGCCTTACACAggctccagcttttgcaggttttactataaTTATTACAGATACATTTATTAAAAGTCAGGTTATTCATCTATAccccggtggcttagtggttaagtgctacaactgctaaccaagaggtcagcggttcaaatccaccaggcgctccttggaaactctggggcagctctcctctgccctatagggtcactatgagtcggaatcgactcgacggcagtgggtttggttttttggtttttattcatctataaaatgaaaataatacatgCCTTATAGGATTGCTgtttgagagaaagatgtagcaatctgcttctgtaaagatttacagctttggaaaccctatgggacaactctacactgtcctataaggttgctatgagtccgaattgactaagtgacaatggatttggttttcacAGGACTGTTGTGGGAAGCAAATAAGGTAATGACTGAACTCTGGCTGATTCTATCCACACATGCAAGCCCCAGCCCTCTAGGTgcccttcatatttaagaaagGGCCCAAAGGGTATGCCACATATGCCTACCAGCAAGTTGAATTAACTCCTGGTGGGTGTCACTTTTCTATTTGTCTGCTGCAATGTCCTCCTTCCCTGGGTAATGGCGTGGCCACTGGGCACTCCTTCCGCTTTTGCTGAGTTTCTGCTCCCTCTGCTGACTGCTACCACTGCTAATGTGCTGGAGTCCTAAAGgtgatgccaaaaaaaaaaaaaaaaccattgccctcaagtcgattccgactcatagcgacctatatgacagagtagaactgccccatagtttccacggagcggctggtggattcgaactgccgaacttttagttagcagctgtagcacttaaccactataccaccagggtttccaaaggtgatAAACCCACTGATTTCTCTGGAACCTCCAGTGATCTGAATCTCCATTTTTTCCCTTTAGAGAAATGTGGAGAATGAATGCCCCTTCCTGCTTCAAAGTTATACTCAATCCGGATGGATACTGCCCCAGTGCTGCTTAGGCAACCAAACAGTCCTTTCTGGTTTTGCTCAGACTTCCTTCCCCACTACCTCCCCATAGTATCACTAATAGACAAATATTAGTGACACTTATGACAGCGTACTCAGAATCCAACTTTCCCTTCCATCCCCTGATGAATGTGACCCACTCTCCTTGATTCCATTTTGTCATGGAGACACTGCTACAGGTTTCACTCTGCATTTAAACAGGGGTTGTGGGAATAGTTACATGTCTCCAAGACTGTTCCAGTCCACACCACCCTCATCCCAGGGGTCCCCAGTAGTCTCTACTCACATTAACTTACATGGAATCCAGAGAAGTTTCCTTCTGCCTTTGCTTGAGATTTGCTGTGCCCAGTAAACCTATAATCACAGATCAATGGGAAACGGTGGCGGGGGAGTCTAGGgacttggtggattgacccttgtTTTTGAACATTTCATACCACCCAGTCCTCATTGATCCCCACTAGACCGTGCCCTTCTTACAGTAAATATTTTGTCTCATTTATTCCAGTACCCTTAGTgcctagcataaaaaaaaaagcatagggtCTGACAAATTGTAGGGTTTAATAGTTAATTATACTTGAGTCAGGAGTCCAGCAATCTGGGCCTAGTTTTGCCTCTGACCATTTATGGGCAAGTAGCTTCTTTTCCCTAAGACTAtagtttgtaattaaaaaaaaaaaaaggaacacagcAGAGGAAGCACAATACTCAATTTCAATACGTGGATATGCCAGTGTTAATTATGTGC
This region includes:
- the LOC126069633 gene encoding protein BEX5-like, encoding MENVPQENEGREQVPMQNGEEARPLEGVEGEEPAGNIRGGQAPPAQEFRGDVPNRLVNNIDLIDGDADDMERFMEEMRELRRKIRELQLRYSLRILIGDPPHHDHHDEFCLMP